A stretch of the Sorangium aterium genome encodes the following:
- the pbpC gene encoding penicillin-binding protein 1C, with translation MNAPSPPGPGRAGRWLARLGPRARRILRRAAQIALALAVAPWLLLAALAALTPLPPELGAPEDHAVSTVLLDRHGTVLRELRAGDGARARWLPLSEAGDRIQRALLAAEDKRFARHPGVDPIAIARAIGQLAAERRVVSGGSTITQQLARTLVPRPRTARGKLGEAALALRIEASLSKREILEQYLNRVAFGPGLRGVEAASRFYFDKPTRDLSLAEAAALASMPRGPALYDPRRGTGPLERRRNRVLDRMLAAGLAGEAEVARARAEPIALAPKGGGLGAPHLVRAVLGGALGPGAGLHAEGPGAASPLVRATSITLTIDRGLQREIEVLAQQTVRGLSDRDVGAAAVVVIENATGEILAYVGSHDIDDAAGLGHNDGVLALRQPGSALKPFVYELAMEQLGFTAATVLPDVELSFPTADGNYAPRNYDGRFHGPVRLRDALANSYNVPAVWAAAALGPERVIARLRELGLRSLDREPSRYGVAVALGDGEVRLIDLANAYATLARGGLYLPVRAVRSFAPSSPPSPSSQAASSVSARGESDAPAAPPERGVRVLDAARARVIVDILADDRARLASFGEGNALELPFPVAAKTGTSKGFRDNVAVGFTPDVTVAVWVGNFDGSPMGGVSGITGAGPLFRDAMLAAARVRPPRPFDPPDPEQLAEVEVCALSGMRPTAACPHRRHELLPRGDAAALSPCDMHEAVRIDRRNGLRAGACPDAAVEERVFERYDAELTAWARAAGRPLAPESASPLCGALAGLDGAPGAALAGAGARVRVAYPPDGARFVLDPSINSLQAIRLRADVPPGVPRVRFVLDGRPIEVGPPFALDWPLVPGAHRLRIDADGAVAAEEIAFSVE, from the coding sequence GTGAACGCGCCCTCCCCGCCGGGGCCCGGTCGCGCAGGGCGGTGGCTTGCGCGGCTCGGCCCGCGCGCGCGGCGGATCCTGCGCCGCGCGGCGCAGATCGCGCTCGCCCTCGCCGTCGCGCCGTGGCTCCTGCTCGCCGCCCTCGCGGCGCTCACGCCGCTGCCCCCCGAGCTCGGGGCGCCCGAGGACCACGCCGTGTCCACGGTCCTCCTCGACCGCCACGGCACGGTGCTCCGCGAGCTGCGCGCTGGAGACGGCGCGCGCGCGCGCTGGCTTCCGCTCTCCGAGGCCGGCGATCGCATCCAGCGCGCGCTCCTGGCCGCGGAGGACAAGCGGTTCGCGCGCCACCCCGGCGTCGATCCGATCGCGATCGCGCGCGCCATCGGCCAGCTCGCGGCCGAGCGGCGCGTCGTCTCGGGCGGGTCCACGATCACGCAGCAGCTCGCGCGCACGCTCGTGCCGCGCCCCCGCACCGCGCGCGGCAAGCTCGGCGAGGCGGCGCTCGCGCTGCGCATCGAGGCGTCGCTCTCGAAGCGCGAGATCCTCGAGCAGTACCTGAACCGCGTCGCTTTCGGCCCGGGCCTGCGCGGGGTCGAGGCGGCGAGCCGCTTCTACTTCGACAAGCCCACGCGCGACCTGTCGCTCGCCGAGGCCGCCGCGCTCGCCAGCATGCCGCGTGGCCCGGCGCTGTACGACCCGCGACGCGGCACCGGGCCGCTCGAGCGCCGCAGGAACCGCGTCCTCGATCGCATGCTCGCGGCCGGCCTCGCCGGCGAGGCCGAGGTGGCCCGCGCCCGCGCGGAGCCCATCGCGCTCGCCCCGAAGGGGGGCGGCCTCGGCGCGCCGCACCTCGTCCGCGCCGTGCTCGGCGGCGCCCTGGGCCCGGGCGCGGGCCTTCACGCCGAGGGCCCCGGCGCCGCGTCACCCCTCGTCCGGGCGACCTCGATCACCCTGACGATCGACCGCGGCCTCCAGCGCGAGATCGAGGTCCTCGCGCAGCAGACCGTCCGCGGCCTCTCGGATCGCGACGTCGGCGCGGCGGCGGTGGTGGTGATCGAGAACGCGACCGGCGAGATCCTCGCGTACGTCGGCTCGCACGACATCGACGACGCCGCCGGGCTCGGCCACAACGATGGCGTCCTCGCGCTGCGCCAGCCCGGCTCTGCGCTGAAGCCGTTCGTCTACGAGCTCGCCATGGAGCAGCTCGGGTTCACCGCCGCGACCGTCCTTCCCGACGTCGAGCTCTCGTTCCCGACGGCGGACGGCAACTACGCGCCGCGGAACTACGACGGCCGCTTTCACGGCCCCGTACGCCTGCGGGATGCGCTCGCCAATTCCTACAACGTCCCTGCGGTCTGGGCGGCGGCCGCGCTCGGCCCCGAGCGCGTCATTGCGCGGCTCCGGGAGCTCGGCCTCCGCTCGCTCGATCGCGAGCCGTCGCGCTACGGCGTCGCCGTCGCGCTCGGCGACGGCGAGGTCCGCCTGATCGACCTCGCGAACGCCTACGCCACGCTCGCGCGGGGAGGCCTTTACCTGCCGGTGCGCGCGGTGCGCTCGTTCGCCCCCTCGTCGCCTCCGTCGCCCTCCTCGCAAGCGGCCTCTTCCGTGTCCGCGCGCGGCGAGAGCGACGCGCCCGCGGCGCCTCCCGAGCGCGGCGTGCGTGTCCTCGACGCCGCGCGCGCCCGGGTGATCGTCGACATCCTCGCCGACGACCGGGCGCGGCTCGCGTCGTTCGGCGAGGGCAACGCGCTCGAGCTCCCGTTCCCTGTGGCCGCGAAGACGGGCACGTCGAAGGGCTTCCGCGACAACGTCGCGGTCGGCTTCACGCCGGACGTCACCGTCGCCGTCTGGGTCGGCAACTTCGACGGCTCACCCATGGGCGGCGTCAGCGGCATCACCGGCGCGGGCCCGCTGTTCCGCGACGCCATGCTCGCCGCCGCGCGCGTCCGGCCGCCGCGCCCCTTCGATCCCCCCGATCCCGAGCAGCTCGCCGAGGTCGAGGTCTGCGCCCTGTCCGGCATGCGGCCTACCGCCGCGTGCCCGCACCGCCGCCACGAGCTCCTGCCGCGCGGCGACGCCGCGGCGCTCTCGCCGTGCGACATGCACGAGGCCGTGCGCATCGATCGCCGCAACGGCCTGCGCGCCGGGGCCTGCCCCGACGCGGCGGTCGAGGAGCGCGTCTTCGAGCGCTACGACGCGGAGCTCACCGCGTGGGCGCGCGCCGCCGGCCGCCCCCTCGCGCCCGAGTCGGCGTCGCCCCTCTGCGGCGCGCTCGCCGGGCTCGACGGCGCGCCCGGCGCCGCTCTGGCCGGCGCCGGCGCGCGCGTCCGCGTCGCGTATCCTCCCGACGGCGCCCGGTTCGTCCTCGACCCCTCGATCAACTCGCTGCAGGCGATCCGGCTGCGCGCCGACGTCCCTCCGGGCGTGCCCCGCGTGCGCTTCGTGCTCGACGGGCGCCCCATCGAGGTCGGCCCGCCGTTCGCGCTCGACTGGCCGCTCGTCCCCGGCGCGCACCGGCTCCGCATCGACGCGGACGGAGCGGTCGCCGCCGAGGAGATCGCGTTCTCGGTGGAGTGA
- a CDS encoding Ig-like domain-containing alpha-2-macroglobulin family protein, whose product MSVAPRLRSAPAVLAVLALSLACVQGARAPNVPPRGTLAPGALEPGGKAAAGPFAVVFGAPRGQTTSPAEISLVFNRPMRSLDLAGSEAASPAVLKPSAPGSWRWVGTSGLTFVPEGRLPRGTEFTVEVPAGTRALDGSALAEPYSFTFRTELPAVARVEPWSGKDDLKPDARFELRFNQPVDTAEIARRASLTVGARKDKVAFEVRRPDAKNEMLAELVPRAPLPRDSEIEIAVAEGLRGREGPLPAGEEQRFTYRTYGPLRALRPECDRDTPQGRCAADGGFTLAFSNPIKFADAKRAISVEPAVKLRWPSWIEDDEPTSHIPLGGAFAPGRSYRVRVAAGLRDVHGQALAGVVTEEIAFDDRWPEAQIGLVGSVFEPAQRREIPVVSVNVRELSLAVGAMTEEMILALQGDPHSPGRSPKMSEIAALPSGKQTVLRPAAATNAPATHLVRAAEVLGGEGKRGPLAIGISYTSRPGTRHARATSEAVIAQVTDLGISAKVSPSGSLVWVTRLSTGAPVPGARVWIRAPGAPAPAEVATDAEGFAMVPATAHGPEATTTLGRSVVFARAGDDWTYRSVADSLNGWRFGAASDFSEARPFGMMFSDRGIYRPGDTVRVKGIFREEGARGARTPAGKSVAFKVEGPDGEALVSLSPTLGAFGTFSADVKIPESARLGTYSLAAAVQGGEAGWVDVWGSVEVAEYRPAEFKVGVESDRPSYVRGDKARWTARGDYLFGAPMTNAEASLSVTRAPASFSPPGIEGFTVREDELTDALRDQAPREFEVQSAREKLDAAGQAAIGAALSMPGQRGTELVTCEASVTDVSRQAIAGSSTALVHPAEFYVALKEPERFAKAGDVLRPEILAVDPKGARVAQVAVRVELVHRTWTLAREESGSAYRSVSAPVDKIVARCGVTTAAAPRSCELTVPSGGYYLLHATARDRRGNPVGAAAGVYALGEGGGGFGDSDELKVDLVPDRDSYEIGQTARLIVKSPFASADALVTVERAGISTHRKVTLSGAMPVIDVPITEDLRPNAFVSVLLLRGRTKPQPAPGKGGVPGPDVGAPAFRLGYAPLRVNPEAQRLAVRVRADKADARPGDPIRVDVDVRDRAGQPARAEVTLYAVDEGVLSLTGYTTPDPIPVFGAPRPLKVATIETREALARVRNPFADLGADKGRAGGGGAEGGTGVRRDFRQSAYYNPALVTDASGQVHASFKLPDSLTTYRVMAVVAAEDDRFGYGESRVTASRPLMARPALPRFLRAGDAIDAGVVVTSKGLGKPATVEVEVTASGLTLAGSAKRTVELAPGGSAEVRFALSAPRAGPATLRFRATGGGASDVVEVNREIKAPMAPEAVALYGDTTTASAERLGDLSAIRDDTGGLTVSLAPTALVGLGGGVEQLLEYPYGCTEQLTSRMVPLLSLRDLAKAYGIALPKDLTAVIGKTVREIVSHQRGDGGFGFFAESDGADLWTTAYALWGLTEARRYGVAVPPDAVERATSYLRQELNRTGADPLLRATAPFLVDVLAASGAPDPGRASQLFDERDKLPLFSKALLAHAMVIGKSDRGSVDQLVRELEGALRLDGPVARAVDNHGDAYAVLMDSEARTSALVLRALLAARPAHPLAPRLAAGLLADRRGGTWRSTQETAWALLALDQYRKAQEKTAPDFDARVFLGQAELFSAPFHGPTTEQVKTSIPAARLASAAGAPLAFAVDGRGRLFYEARLRYARKQLPTAALDRGFFVEKSLRALAPEDLAAVVGGASTSSERAAPASVAFAGGDLVLGEIVVVTPSPRDFVVIDDPLPAGLEAVDARLATSARSLDVDAAEAQAEADDADVDRDDERATGRVYDPSRFVREIRDDRVLFFVDHMAAGMYRYRYLARATTLGSFVVPPARAEEMYSPEVFGRTGAVTVQVSSRGPDAAPRPR is encoded by the coding sequence ATGTCCGTCGCTCCGCGCCTCCGATCTGCGCCCGCCGTTCTCGCGGTCCTCGCCCTCAGCCTGGCCTGCGTTCAGGGCGCGCGCGCCCCCAACGTCCCGCCTCGAGGGACGCTCGCGCCCGGCGCGCTCGAACCGGGCGGAAAGGCCGCGGCAGGGCCGTTCGCGGTGGTGTTCGGCGCGCCCCGCGGGCAGACGACGAGCCCCGCCGAGATCAGCCTGGTCTTCAACCGGCCGATGCGGTCGCTCGATCTCGCGGGCAGCGAGGCCGCGTCGCCCGCGGTGCTGAAGCCGTCCGCGCCTGGAAGCTGGCGCTGGGTTGGCACGAGCGGCCTCACGTTCGTCCCCGAAGGGCGCCTGCCGCGCGGCACGGAGTTCACCGTCGAGGTCCCTGCGGGCACCCGCGCGCTCGACGGCAGCGCGCTCGCCGAGCCGTACTCCTTCACCTTCCGCACCGAGCTGCCAGCGGTCGCGCGCGTCGAGCCCTGGTCGGGCAAGGACGATCTCAAGCCGGACGCGCGGTTCGAGCTCCGGTTCAACCAGCCGGTCGACACCGCCGAGATCGCGCGGCGCGCGTCTCTCACGGTGGGTGCTCGAAAGGACAAGGTGGCGTTCGAGGTGCGGCGCCCCGACGCGAAGAACGAGATGCTCGCCGAGCTCGTCCCGCGCGCGCCGCTGCCGCGCGACAGCGAGATCGAGATCGCCGTGGCGGAGGGCCTCCGCGGCCGCGAAGGGCCGCTGCCGGCCGGCGAGGAGCAGCGGTTCACGTACCGCACCTACGGGCCGCTCCGGGCGCTGCGCCCCGAGTGCGATCGCGATACGCCGCAGGGGCGCTGCGCGGCCGACGGCGGGTTCACGCTCGCCTTCTCGAACCCCATCAAGTTCGCGGACGCGAAGCGGGCGATCTCGGTGGAGCCCGCCGTCAAGCTGCGATGGCCGTCGTGGATCGAGGACGACGAGCCCACGAGCCACATCCCCCTCGGCGGCGCGTTCGCCCCGGGTCGCAGCTACCGGGTGCGCGTGGCCGCCGGGCTGCGCGACGTGCACGGGCAGGCGCTCGCCGGCGTCGTCACCGAGGAGATCGCCTTCGACGATCGCTGGCCCGAGGCGCAGATCGGCCTCGTCGGGAGCGTGTTCGAGCCGGCCCAGCGGCGCGAGATCCCGGTCGTGTCCGTGAACGTGCGCGAGCTCTCGCTCGCGGTCGGCGCGATGACCGAGGAGATGATCCTCGCGCTCCAGGGCGATCCGCACAGCCCGGGGCGCAGCCCGAAGATGAGCGAGATCGCGGCGCTGCCCTCCGGCAAGCAGACGGTCCTGCGCCCGGCCGCCGCGACGAACGCGCCGGCGACGCACCTCGTGCGCGCCGCCGAGGTGCTGGGCGGCGAGGGCAAGCGCGGGCCGCTCGCGATCGGGATCAGCTACACCAGCCGGCCCGGGACGCGGCACGCGCGCGCCACCTCCGAGGCGGTGATCGCGCAGGTGACCGACCTCGGGATCAGCGCGAAGGTGTCGCCGAGCGGCTCGCTCGTGTGGGTGACGCGCCTGTCGACGGGCGCGCCGGTGCCCGGGGCGCGCGTGTGGATCCGGGCACCGGGCGCACCCGCTCCCGCGGAGGTGGCGACCGACGCCGAGGGGTTCGCGATGGTCCCCGCGACGGCGCACGGTCCGGAGGCCACGACGACGCTCGGGCGCAGCGTGGTCTTCGCGCGCGCGGGCGACGACTGGACGTACCGGAGCGTCGCCGACTCGCTCAACGGGTGGCGCTTCGGCGCGGCGTCGGACTTCAGCGAGGCGCGCCCGTTCGGGATGATGTTCTCCGATCGCGGCATCTACCGGCCGGGCGACACGGTGCGCGTGAAGGGGATCTTCCGTGAGGAGGGCGCGCGCGGGGCGAGGACGCCTGCCGGCAAGAGTGTCGCGTTCAAGGTCGAGGGGCCCGACGGCGAGGCGCTCGTCTCGCTCTCCCCGACGCTCGGCGCCTTCGGCACGTTCTCGGCCGACGTGAAGATCCCCGAGAGCGCGCGGCTCGGCACGTACAGCCTCGCCGCGGCGGTCCAGGGCGGCGAGGCGGGGTGGGTGGACGTGTGGGGCAGCGTCGAGGTCGCCGAGTACCGCCCCGCCGAGTTCAAGGTCGGCGTCGAGAGCGACAGGCCGAGCTATGTCCGCGGCGACAAGGCGCGCTGGACCGCGCGCGGCGATTACCTGTTCGGGGCGCCGATGACGAACGCGGAGGCATCGCTCTCCGTGACGCGCGCGCCGGCGTCGTTCTCGCCGCCGGGGATCGAGGGGTTCACGGTCCGCGAGGACGAGCTCACCGACGCGCTGCGGGACCAGGCGCCGCGCGAGTTCGAGGTGCAGAGCGCGCGCGAGAAGCTCGACGCGGCCGGGCAGGCGGCGATCGGCGCGGCGCTCTCCATGCCCGGGCAGCGCGGCACCGAGCTCGTCACGTGCGAGGCGTCGGTCACCGACGTGTCGCGGCAGGCGATCGCCGGGAGCTCGACGGCGCTCGTGCACCCGGCCGAGTTCTACGTCGCCCTCAAGGAGCCCGAGCGCTTCGCGAAGGCGGGCGACGTGCTGCGGCCCGAGATCCTCGCGGTCGATCCGAAGGGGGCGCGCGTCGCGCAGGTCGCGGTCCGGGTCGAGCTCGTGCACCGCACGTGGACGCTCGCGCGGGAGGAGAGCGGCAGCGCGTACCGCAGCGTGAGCGCGCCTGTCGACAAGATCGTCGCGCGGTGCGGCGTCACGACGGCGGCGGCGCCGCGGAGCTGCGAGCTCACGGTCCCGTCGGGTGGCTATTACCTCCTGCACGCGACGGCCAGGGACCGCCGCGGCAACCCCGTCGGCGCCGCCGCCGGGGTCTATGCGCTCGGCGAGGGCGGCGGGGGCTTCGGCGACAGCGACGAGCTCAAGGTCGACCTCGTGCCCGACCGCGACAGCTACGAGATCGGGCAGACGGCGCGCCTCATCGTGAAGTCGCCGTTCGCGTCCGCCGACGCGCTGGTCACGGTCGAGCGCGCCGGCATCTCCACGCACCGGAAGGTGACGCTGTCGGGCGCCATGCCCGTGATCGACGTCCCGATCACGGAGGACCTCCGGCCGAACGCCTTCGTCTCGGTGCTGCTCCTGCGCGGGCGGACGAAGCCGCAGCCCGCGCCAGGGAAGGGCGGGGTGCCTGGGCCCGACGTCGGCGCGCCGGCGTTCCGCCTCGGCTACGCCCCGCTCCGCGTGAACCCGGAGGCGCAGCGGCTCGCGGTGCGCGTCCGCGCCGACAAGGCGGACGCGCGCCCCGGCGATCCGATCCGCGTGGACGTCGACGTCCGCGATCGCGCCGGCCAGCCGGCCCGCGCCGAGGTCACCCTCTACGCCGTGGACGAGGGCGTGCTGTCGCTGACGGGGTACACGACGCCGGATCCGATCCCCGTGTTCGGCGCGCCGCGCCCCTTGAAGGTGGCGACGATCGAGACGCGCGAGGCCCTCGCCCGCGTGCGCAACCCGTTCGCGGACCTCGGCGCCGACAAGGGGCGCGCGGGCGGCGGCGGCGCCGAGGGCGGCACGGGCGTGCGCCGCGATTTTCGGCAGAGCGCCTACTACAACCCCGCGCTCGTCACCGACGCCTCCGGGCAGGTGCACGCGAGCTTCAAGCTGCCGGACTCGCTCACGACGTACCGGGTCATGGCGGTCGTGGCCGCCGAGGACGATCGCTTCGGCTACGGCGAGTCCCGGGTGACGGCGAGCCGCCCGCTCATGGCCCGGCCCGCGCTGCCCCGCTTCCTCCGCGCGGGCGACGCGATCGACGCGGGGGTTGTCGTGACCTCGAAGGGGCTCGGGAAGCCCGCGACGGTCGAGGTGGAGGTCACCGCGTCGGGGCTGACGCTCGCGGGCAGCGCCAAGCGCACGGTCGAGCTGGCCCCGGGCGGGTCGGCCGAGGTCCGCTTCGCGCTCTCGGCGCCGCGGGCAGGCCCCGCGACGCTGCGCTTCCGCGCGACCGGCGGCGGCGCGTCGGACGTCGTCGAGGTGAACCGCGAGATCAAGGCGCCCATGGCGCCGGAGGCCGTGGCGCTCTACGGCGACACGACGACCGCGAGCGCAGAGCGGCTCGGGGACCTGTCGGCGATCCGCGACGACACGGGCGGGCTCACCGTGAGCCTCGCGCCGACCGCGCTCGTGGGCCTCGGCGGCGGCGTGGAGCAGCTCCTCGAGTACCCGTACGGCTGCACCGAGCAGCTGACGAGCCGGATGGTGCCGCTCCTGTCGCTTCGCGATCTCGCGAAGGCCTACGGGATCGCACTGCCGAAGGATCTCACGGCCGTCATCGGCAAGACGGTCCGGGAGATCGTCTCGCACCAGCGCGGGGACGGGGGCTTCGGCTTCTTCGCCGAGTCGGACGGCGCGGACCTGTGGACCACGGCGTACGCGCTGTGGGGCCTCACCGAGGCCAGGCGCTACGGGGTCGCGGTGCCGCCCGACGCGGTGGAGCGCGCGACGTCGTACCTGCGCCAGGAGCTCAACCGGACCGGCGCCGACCCGCTCCTCCGGGCGACGGCGCCGTTCCTCGTCGACGTCCTCGCGGCGAGCGGCGCCCCCGACCCCGGGCGCGCGAGCCAGCTGTTCGACGAGCGCGACAAGCTTCCGCTCTTCTCGAAGGCGCTCCTCGCGCACGCGATGGTGATCGGCAAGAGCGACAGGGGCTCCGTGGATCAGCTCGTCCGCGAGCTCGAGGGCGCGCTGCGCCTCGACGGTCCGGTCGCGCGGGCCGTCGACAACCACGGCGACGCGTACGCGGTCCTCATGGACTCCGAGGCCCGCACCTCGGCGCTCGTGCTGCGCGCGCTGCTGGCGGCGCGGCCGGCGCACCCGCTCGCGCCGCGGCTCGCGGCGGGGCTGCTCGCGGATCGCCGCGGTGGCACGTGGCGCAGCACGCAGGAGACGGCCTGGGCGCTGCTCGCGCTCGATCAGTACCGCAAGGCGCAGGAGAAGACGGCGCCGGACTTCGACGCGCGGGTGTTCCTGGGGCAGGCGGAGCTGTTCTCCGCGCCGTTCCACGGCCCCACGACGGAGCAGGTCAAGACGTCGATCCCCGCGGCGCGGCTCGCGAGCGCCGCGGGCGCGCCGCTCGCGTTCGCGGTCGACGGGCGCGGCCGCCTCTTCTACGAGGCGCGGCTCCGCTACGCGCGCAAGCAGCTCCCGACGGCGGCGCTCGACCGCGGCTTCTTCGTCGAGAAGTCGCTCCGCGCCCTCGCTCCCGAGGACCTCGCCGCCGTCGTCGGCGGCGCGTCGACGTCGAGCGAGCGCGCGGCCCCCGCGTCGGTCGCGTTCGCCGGCGGCGACCTCGTGCTCGGCGAGATCGTCGTGGTGACGCCCTCTCCGCGCGACTTCGTGGTCATCGACGATCCGCTGCCGGCCGGCCTCGAGGCGGTCGACGCGCGGCTCGCGACGTCCGCGCGCTCGCTGGACGTCGACGCGGCCGAGGCTCAGGCCGAGGCGGATGACGCCGACGTCGATCGGGACGACGAGCGCGCGACCGGCCGCGTCTACGACCCGAGCCGCTTCGTCCGCGAGATCCGCGACGATCGCGTCCTGTTCTTCGTCGATCACATGGCCGCCGGGATGTACCGGTACCGGTACCTCGCGCGCGCCACGACGCTCGGCTCGTTCGTGGTCCCGCCCGCGCGCGCGGAGGAGATGTACAGCCCCGAGGTCTTCGGCCGGACGGGCGCCGTCACGGTCCAGGTCTCCAGCCGAGGGCCGGACGCGGCGCCGCGTCCGCGCTGA
- a CDS encoding ATP-binding protein — protein sequence MLLIATFAIAFGAPVPALADNAPTSVLVFLSDDPAAPAMSSITGELRESVRVGRDGPVTFKLEYLDLAWFDTPDYARELRRFYRTKYSSYHPGVIVALRLDVLRVVLDLRRELWSGVPVLFLSEDRSAALAVPAAPDVTGIWLDFAWLRTAESALRLLPDTREVALVMGASPWERARHDGITRDLSALAGRVALLDLASLPLAELDRRLAALPESAIVLFDTFYMDGAGNRFVGLQAFERIRAQIQRPFFSVHGVGLGKGLVGGMIVDYGRVGRDLGGITLRLLDREPAGSIPIRAADANTLAFDARELALFRIPEDRLPPGAEVHFRVPSFWDLYRRWAAGAAVAVTLQTTLIAGLVIERRRRGRAQAMSDAVLASMVGFVAVVDRTGVLHRTNRTWARAPREGAPGPLDSVAEGESYLGAFRRAAAAGDAGAGRVVELVEGVLAGRDVEGTVEYRHIGAERWTEVRARRLSWKDGGAVVSHFDVTGRKRAENQARESLSALSHLNRVAAMGELASSIAHEINQPLSAVLTSAQTAEILLRRPAPDAAEVSAALGEIVAGARRAGQVIRRMRVLLKKGEAQMERCDLNEAAREVARLVCNDALLRGATIALELAPDLPAVRGDAVQLQQVALNLLSNALDAVSERPYGDRRVIVRTALAGGRVALTVEDSGSGGAAGDLERFFEPFFTTKPEGLGLGLCISRSIAAAHGGQLWAERAPAGGVAVRLELPGEAAQEER from the coding sequence GTGCTCCTGATCGCGACCTTCGCGATCGCCTTCGGCGCGCCCGTGCCGGCGCTGGCGGACAACGCGCCGACGTCGGTCCTCGTGTTCCTATCGGATGATCCGGCCGCGCCGGCCATGTCGTCGATCACCGGCGAGCTCCGGGAATCGGTGCGGGTCGGGCGGGACGGGCCGGTCACGTTCAAGCTCGAGTACCTCGACCTGGCGTGGTTCGACACCCCCGACTACGCGCGCGAGCTCCGCCGCTTCTATCGGACCAAATACAGCAGCTATCACCCCGGCGTGATCGTCGCGCTCCGGCTCGACGTGCTCCGGGTCGTGCTCGATCTGCGGCGCGAGCTGTGGTCCGGCGTGCCCGTGCTCTTCCTGAGCGAGGACCGGAGCGCCGCCCTCGCGGTGCCCGCCGCGCCGGACGTCACCGGGATCTGGCTCGATTTCGCGTGGCTCCGCACGGCGGAGAGCGCGCTGCGCCTCCTCCCCGACACGCGAGAGGTCGCGCTCGTCATGGGCGCGAGCCCCTGGGAACGCGCGCGCCACGACGGGATCACCCGCGATCTCAGCGCCCTCGCCGGCCGCGTCGCGCTCCTGGACCTCGCGAGCCTGCCGCTCGCCGAGCTCGATCGGCGCCTCGCCGCGCTCCCGGAGAGCGCGATCGTTCTGTTCGACACGTTCTACATGGATGGCGCCGGGAACCGCTTCGTCGGGCTACAGGCCTTCGAGCGGATCCGAGCGCAGATCCAGCGCCCGTTCTTCTCCGTCCACGGCGTCGGGCTCGGCAAAGGGTTGGTCGGGGGCATGATCGTCGACTACGGGCGGGTCGGGCGCGATCTGGGCGGGATCACGCTGCGGCTCCTCGACCGCGAGCCCGCGGGGTCGATCCCGATCCGCGCCGCGGACGCGAACACGCTCGCCTTCGACGCCCGCGAGCTCGCCCTCTTCCGGATCCCCGAGGACCGCTTGCCGCCCGGCGCCGAGGTCCACTTCCGGGTGCCGTCCTTCTGGGATCTCTACCGCCGGTGGGCGGCGGGCGCCGCGGTCGCGGTGACCCTCCAGACCACGCTGATCGCCGGGCTCGTCATCGAGCGGCGGCGGCGCGGGCGCGCTCAGGCGATGAGCGACGCCGTGCTCGCCTCGATGGTCGGCTTCGTGGCCGTCGTGGACAGGACCGGGGTGCTGCACCGCACGAACCGGACCTGGGCGCGCGCGCCGCGCGAGGGCGCGCCGGGCCCGCTCGACAGCGTCGCCGAGGGGGAGAGCTACCTCGGCGCGTTCCGGCGGGCCGCGGCGGCGGGCGACGCTGGCGCCGGGCGGGTCGTGGAGCTCGTGGAGGGGGTGCTCGCCGGGCGCGACGTCGAGGGCACGGTCGAGTACCGCCACATCGGCGCCGAGCGCTGGACCGAGGTGCGGGCGCGGCGGCTCTCGTGGAAGGACGGGGGGGCGGTCGTCTCCCACTTCGACGTGACCGGCCGGAAGCGCGCCGAGAACCAGGCGCGCGAGTCGCTCAGCGCGCTCTCACACCTCAACCGCGTGGCGGCGATGGGCGAGCTCGCGTCCTCGATCGCGCACGAGATCAACCAGCCGCTCTCCGCGGTGCTCACGAGCGCGCAGACGGCGGAGATCCTGCTGCGCCGCCCGGCGCCGGACGCCGCGGAGGTGAGCGCCGCCCTCGGGGAGATCGTCGCCGGCGCCCGGCGGGCCGGCCAGGTGATACGGCGGATGCGCGTGCTGCTGAAGAAGGGCGAGGCGCAGATGGAACGGTGCGACCTCAACGAGGCGGCGCGCGAGGTGGCGCGGCTCGTCTGCAACGACGCGCTCCTGCGCGGGGCGACGATCGCGCTGGAGCTCGCGCCCGACCTGCCCGCGGTGCGGGGCGACGCGGTCCAGCTCCAGCAGGTGGCGCTGAACCTGCTCTCGAACGCGCTCGACGCCGTCTCCGAGCGGCCGTACGGCGACCGCCGTGTGATCGTGCGGACGGCGCTCGCCGGCGGGCGCGTCGCGCTCACGGTGGAGGACTCGGGCAGCGGGGGCGCGGCGGGCGATCTCGAGCGCTTCTTCGAGCCGTTCTTCACGACGAAGCCGGAGGGCCTGGGCCTCGGGCTCTGCATCAGCCGGTCGATCGCGGCCGCGCACGGCGGTCAGCTGTGGGCCGAGCGCGCGCCCGCTGGCGGCGTGGCTGTGCGCCTCGAGCTGCCGGGCGAGGCGGCGCAGGAGGAACGATGA